A single genomic interval of Clostridium facile harbors:
- a CDS encoding discoidin domain-containing protein: MKKRQRILSLVLTLAMASSMVVPSNVFAKDAEEHVSNWDAQWIWDSEMPTTLPEAGDVWMNFRKEVTLDKVPDSVIAKIAVESRYWLYINGEMVVFEGGLKRGPNREDSYYDKVDITKYLHEGENTIAVAVWYLGKGNQSFSSNPAGVGGFLFEADFGDQQVLSDDTWKVKRDPAYLHSKDHESAAEQPNYRLPESNIYYDAQLELGDWQDPSYNDDSWANAVERGQAPCAPWNELYERPIPLLKDYGLKDYNNSAQYVGYTTTEETTLDMVLDYNAQLTPYLEIDAPAGLKIDMRTDNYSDPAGNGNTTKSAYITKEGEQSFEALGWFNGQHVYYTIPAGVTIKALKFRETGYDTEFTGSFTSDDDFMNTLWEKSLRTLYVTMRDNYMDCPDRERCQWWGDVTSEMLMTFYALDEEAYKLYEKGLQTKLGFIQNDVLYTTVPNSGYETELPMQELAGICGVWEYYLYTGRTEVLEQMYTPMRNYMTKKWSLQGNGLVTHYGGTWDWMDWGSNADVAGIENAWYYKATNCLKQIADVLGKEEDIAEYQNTMARIEMGYKSLWTENGYKSAAQAKPDDRANALAVLAGLATPDQYPTILNVLTTTYNSSPYMEKYVLDAMVDMGYMEEAQERIKFRYADMVEGDLAYSTLWEFWDKNAGTKNHAWTGGPLITMSKDMAGVAPITPGYTTYQVKPDMGSLTHIETSVPAVIGDIKVTLDRDDAAKTFHMNVTAPEGGQANIAIPRFAGENVAITANGKTVFANGAPVESVEGLTYVSNDSKYVYFTATPGTWDFNETVVAAGEDAEYTLTVNGTEGGIVKVNGTEQALPYTATVANGTTVELEAVPNSDYNFDGWNGSVGSVDNTVSVVVNNNMNVTANFSLKPVSVYSVVKVEDPMGAGISIECDGVTYTTPANVVVKTGSAATIKVADEQNGSFDFSNWSGQLYSASKEVTFNVEQDMAVTVNGIYKGVANIASNAKVTADNGLGGTWAAENLVDGNTKVGFSTNTYNDRDLSKTTAKEHNITLDLNSPETFDTITLYPRADAKDKDGGSPNFPEEFYIQTSNDGKIFTDVKHVVMTENPNGAPQKFALDEPVTAQYVRIKTLKLGTPAADEGIANAYRVQIMEIEIFNNSATGDYSVNISNAGDGAGKVLVNGKEATLPLTESYPAGTKLAVEAVPENGSQFAGWNGSFTTNNRVAYVEVKKDLNLTANFKNLDITVDPDENLASGKTVTAENSEGNSAQWNPNFLTDGKTQSEGKNEPNTGVKGYTSKVYPFSQYAGGDISANPHHITIDLGKNVTFSNVALYARSDTDAKPEGSGLCANFPQNFNINVKADGEKEFTTVKTVTGQTDIPQDNNKRSYDLDTAVTARYIQIETTLLGTPSFDEGDQQSGGARVQLAEIEVYNLNDRMNFSNGKTVDVDNTDGGAGMWSPTYLTDGKTQSEGRNDAQNGIKGYTSTSYPNADISANPHHITIDLGEDRMIDQVALYARNDTDAIEEGSNLCSNFPVDFNIKVKAEGEDEFTTVKTVTGQTNIPIDQNEKVYQLDNIVKARYVQIETTRLGELSFDDKSNAPRMQLAEIIVSGKLSEQTPYEPGSIKVSADQTTDLTIGESYTINAEVQNSSLADNSLVWSVEDEQGFASTVADLHLEDNLNPVLVAKEKGTAYVVARFANGTGEAVRLEIAVEKDGEPEPPVEEADKHILNAVIKYAEEQKASDDFNNVIADVQESFNAALDAAKEIAADPAASQDAVDAAWKALMTEIHKLGFVKGDITSLESLVALAETYDMNDFVEAGQAEFQEALKAAQELLADKDNAMKAEIETAESNLLNAMLNLRYKADKSILEKVIAEANGKDANAYTAESYAVLEAAVAEANAVMANENATQEEVDAAVTSVQEAMKGLVAVEKPSTETPDDNKADGTQTGQESTTTKANAAKTGDVAPIAGVMALALAGAAVVVLKKKR; the protein is encoded by the coding sequence ATGAAGAAGAGACAAAGAATACTCTCTCTTGTCCTAACACTTGCTATGGCTTCCTCGATGGTTGTGCCAAGCAATGTGTTTGCAAAAGATGCGGAAGAACATGTTAGCAATTGGGACGCTCAATGGATTTGGGATAGTGAAATGCCAACAACACTTCCTGAAGCTGGTGATGTCTGGATGAACTTCCGTAAAGAAGTCACTTTGGATAAAGTACCGGATTCTGTAATAGCAAAAATTGCAGTAGAATCCCGTTATTGGTTGTACATTAACGGTGAAATGGTTGTATTCGAAGGTGGCTTAAAACGTGGTCCAAATAGGGAAGACAGCTACTATGACAAAGTGGATATTACAAAATATCTGCATGAAGGTGAAAATACCATTGCTGTTGCAGTTTGGTACTTAGGTAAGGGAAACCAAAGTTTCTCTAGTAACCCTGCTGGTGTAGGAGGCTTCTTGTTTGAGGCTGATTTTGGTGACCAACAGGTTCTCAGTGATGATACTTGGAAAGTAAAAAGAGACCCTGCTTATTTGCATTCAAAAGACCATGAATCAGCAGCTGAACAACCAAACTACCGTTTACCAGAATCTAATATTTATTATGATGCTCAGTTAGAATTAGGAGATTGGCAGGACCCAAGTTATAATGATGATAGTTGGGCCAATGCTGTAGAAAGAGGACAAGCTCCATGTGCTCCTTGGAATGAGCTGTATGAACGTCCAATTCCATTATTAAAAGATTATGGTTTAAAAGATTATAATAACTCTGCACAATATGTTGGTTATACGACCACAGAAGAAACTACTTTAGATATGGTACTGGACTATAATGCTCAGCTTACTCCATATTTAGAAATTGATGCTCCTGCTGGTTTGAAAATCGACATGAGAACGGATAACTATTCCGACCCTGCTGGCAATGGTAATACAACTAAGAGTGCTTATATTACTAAAGAAGGAGAACAGAGCTTTGAAGCGTTAGGCTGGTTTAACGGTCAGCATGTATACTATACCATTCCTGCTGGTGTTACCATCAAAGCTTTAAAATTCCGTGAAACCGGTTATGATACTGAGTTTACAGGTTCCTTTACCAGTGATGATGATTTCATGAACACCTTGTGGGAAAAATCCCTTCGTACTCTTTATGTTACTATGAGGGATAATTACATGGATTGTCCTGACCGTGAACGTTGTCAATGGTGGGGAGATGTTACCAGCGAAATGCTGATGACATTCTACGCATTAGATGAAGAAGCCTATAAACTATATGAAAAAGGCTTACAGACTAAATTAGGTTTTATTCAAAATGATGTCCTTTATACCACAGTTCCAAATAGTGGATATGAAACTGAATTACCAATGCAGGAATTAGCTGGTATTTGTGGCGTATGGGAATACTATCTATATACAGGTAGAACTGAAGTCCTGGAACAAATGTACACTCCAATGCGTAACTACATGACAAAAAAATGGAGCTTACAAGGTAATGGTTTAGTTACCCATTATGGTGGTACCTGGGACTGGATGGACTGGGGTAGCAATGCCGATGTTGCCGGGATTGAAAATGCTTGGTATTACAAAGCTACAAACTGTTTGAAACAGATCGCTGATGTATTAGGTAAAGAAGAAGATATTGCAGAATACCAAAATACAATGGCACGTATTGAAATGGGATATAAGAGTCTGTGGACAGAAAACGGCTATAAATCTGCTGCTCAAGCAAAACCAGATGACCGTGCTAATGCACTTGCAGTGTTAGCTGGTTTGGCAACTCCTGATCAATACCCAACTATTTTGAATGTATTAACAACTACCTACAATTCTAGCCCATACATGGAAAAATATGTACTGGACGCTATGGTAGACATGGGATACATGGAAGAAGCTCAGGAAAGAATTAAATTCCGTTATGCTGACATGGTAGAAGGCGATTTAGCTTACTCTACTTTGTGGGAATTCTGGGATAAAAACGCTGGTACCAAAAACCATGCTTGGACAGGTGGACCATTGATTACAATGTCCAAAGATATGGCCGGTGTAGCTCCAATTACTCCAGGTTATACAACATATCAAGTAAAACCTGATATGGGTAGTTTAACCCATATTGAAACAAGCGTTCCTGCTGTAATTGGTGATATTAAAGTAACATTAGACCGTGATGATGCGGCTAAAACATTTCATATGAATGTTACTGCTCCAGAAGGCGGACAGGCAAATATTGCAATCCCTCGTTTTGCAGGGGAAAACGTTGCGATTACTGCAAACGGAAAAACTGTATTCGCGAATGGTGCACCAGTTGAATCTGTAGAAGGTTTAACTTATGTATCCAACGATAGCAAGTATGTTTATTTCACTGCTACCCCAGGAACATGGGATTTCAACGAGACTGTTGTAGCAGCAGGGGAAGATGCGGAATATACTTTAACAGTGAATGGTACCGAAGGTGGTATTGTAAAAGTAAATGGTACAGAACAAGCTTTGCCATATACAGCTACTGTTGCAAATGGTACTACTGTAGAATTGGAAGCTGTACCAAATAGTGACTATAATTTTGATGGCTGGAATGGAAGCGTTGGTTCTGTTGATAATACAGTATCCGTTGTTGTAAACAACAATATGAATGTTACAGCAAACTTTAGCTTAAAACCAGTTAGTGTTTATAGCGTAGTAAAAGTAGAAGATCCAATGGGTGCTGGAATTAGCATCGAATGTGATGGTGTTACCTATACAACACCTGCAAACGTTGTAGTAAAAACAGGGTCTGCTGCTACCATTAAAGTGGCTGATGAACAAAATGGCAGCTTTGATTTCTCCAACTGGAGTGGTCAACTGTATTCTGCTAGCAAAGAAGTTACCTTTAATGTAGAACAAGATATGGCTGTTACTGTTAATGGTATCTACAAAGGTGTCGCTAATATAGCTAGCAATGCAAAAGTAACAGCTGACAATGGTCTTGGTGGTACATGGGCAGCAGAAAATTTAGTAGATGGTAATACTAAAGTTGGATTTAGTACTAATACCTATAATGATCGTGACCTTTCCAAAACAACAGCGAAAGAACATAATATTACCTTGGATTTGAATTCTCCTGAAACTTTTGACACCATTACATTGTATCCAAGAGCGGATGCCAAAGATAAAGATGGTGGATCTCCAAACTTCCCAGAAGAATTCTATATTCAAACCAGCAATGATGGAAAAATATTTACCGATGTAAAACATGTTGTTATGACAGAAAATCCAAACGGTGCACCACAAAAATTCGCATTGGATGAACCTGTTACCGCACAATATGTTCGTATTAAAACTCTAAAACTGGGAACTCCAGCTGCAGATGAAGGAATTGCTAATGCATATCGTGTTCAGATTATGGAAATTGAAATTTTCAATAACTCTGCAACAGGTGATTATTCTGTAAATATTTCCAATGCAGGTGATGGAGCAGGTAAAGTTTTAGTCAATGGAAAAGAAGCTACATTGCCACTAACGGAATCTTATCCAGCAGGCACCAAACTTGCAGTTGAAGCTGTACCAGAAAACGGCAGCCAGTTTGCAGGTTGGAATGGAAGCTTTACCACAAATAACCGTGTAGCTTATGTTGAAGTGAAAAAAGACCTCAACTTAACCGCTAACTTTAAGAATTTGGATATTACCGTAGATCCAGATGAAAATTTGGCTTCTGGCAAAACTGTTACAGCAGAAAATTCTGAAGGTAACAGCGCTCAATGGAATCCAAACTTCTTAACAGATGGAAAAACACAATCTGAAGGTAAAAATGAACCAAATACTGGAGTAAAAGGTTATACTTCTAAAGTATATCCATTCTCTCAATATGCAGGCGGAGATATTTCTGCTAACCCACATCATATCACGATTGATTTAGGTAAAAATGTAACATTCAGCAATGTTGCTCTTTATGCTAGAAGTGATACTGATGCAAAACCAGAAGGATCTGGTTTATGTGCGAACTTCCCACAAAACTTTAATATTAATGTTAAAGCAGATGGAGAAAAAGAATTTACAACTGTAAAAACAGTTACAGGTCAAACAGATATCCCACAGGATAACAACAAGCGCAGCTATGATTTGGATACCGCTGTAACAGCACGTTATATCCAAATTGAAACTACTTTATTGGGCACTCCAAGTTTTGATGAAGGTGACCAACAAAGTGGTGGCGCACGTGTACAATTAGCTGAAATTGAAGTTTACAACCTCAATGATCGTATGAATTTCTCCAATGGTAAAACTGTTGATGTAGATAATACCGATGGTGGTGCTGGAATGTGGTCCCCAACTTACTTAACAGATGGTAAGACCCAATCCGAAGGTAGAAATGATGCACAAAATGGTATTAAAGGCTATACTTCTACCAGCTATCCAAATGCAGATATTTCTGCTAATCCACATCATATTACCATTGACTTAGGCGAAGATAGAATGATTGATCAAGTTGCTTTGTATGCACGAAATGACACTGATGCAATCGAAGAAGGTTCAAATCTTTGCTCTAACTTCCCTGTTGATTTCAACATCAAAGTAAAAGCGGAAGGTGAAGATGAATTTACTACAGTAAAAACTGTAACTGGTCAAACCAATATTCCAATTGATCAAAATGAAAAAGTATATCAATTAGATAATATTGTAAAAGCGCGTTATGTACAAATTGAAACTACTCGTTTGGGTGAACTGAGTTTTGATGATAAGAGTAATGCTCCACGTATGCAGTTAGCTGAAATTATCGTAAGTGGTAAATTATCAGAACAAACTCCTTATGAACCTGGTTCAATTAAAGTATCTGCTGATCAGACCACTGACTTGACAATTGGTGAAAGCTATACCATCAATGCTGAAGTTCAAAATTCTAGCTTAGCAGATAACAGCTTAGTATGGTCTGTAGAGGATGAACAAGGTTTTGCATCTACAGTAGCAGATCTTCATCTGGAAGATAATCTGAACCCTGTATTGGTAGCAAAAGAAAAAGGTACTGCTTATGTAGTAGCTCGTTTTGCAAATGGTACAGGTGAAGCTGTAAGACTGGAAATTGCAGTTGAAAAAGATGGTGAACCAGAACCACCTGTAGAAGAAGCAGATAAACATATCTTAAATGCGGTAATTAAATACGCAGAAGAACAAAAAGCATCTGATGACTTTAACAATGTCATCGCAGATGTACAGGAATCCTTCAACGCAGCATTGGATGCAGCAAAAGAAATTGCGGCAGATCCAGCAGCAAGTCAGGATGCAGTAGATGCAGCATGGAAAGCATTGATGACCGAAATCCATAAACTGGGCTTTGTAAAAGGTGACATCACATCTTTAGAATCCTTGGTAGCATTGGCGGAAACCTACGACATGAATGACTTTGTAGAAGCAGGCCAAGCAGAATTCCAGGAAGCATTGAAAGCAGCCCAAGAATTGTTAGCAGATAAAGACAATGCAATGAAAGCAGAAATCGAAACAGCAGAAAGCAATCTGTTGAACGCGATGCTGAACCTGAGATACAAAGCGGATAAATCCATCCTGGAAAAAGTAATTGCGGAAGCCAACGGCAAAGATGCGAACGCATATACAGCGGAAAGCTATGCAGTACTGGAAGCAGCAGTAGCAGAAGCGAACGCAGTAATGGCGAATGAAAACGCAACTCAGGAAGAAGTAGATGCAGCAGTAACAAGTGTACAAGAAGCAATGAAAGGTCTGGTAGCAGTAGAAAAACCATCTACCGAAACACCAGATGACAACAAAGCAGACGGTACACAAACAGGGCAAGAATCTACCACAACAAAAGCAAACGCAGCGAAAACAGGCGACGTTGCTCCAATCGCGGGAGTAATGGCACTGGCATTAGCAGGCGCAGCAGTAGTAGTCCTGAAAAAGAAAAGATAA
- a CDS encoding peptidoglycan-binding protein, with the protein MANGDLPYIPNLITVHLGKPDQEAQNVQVSFPDYIKNVASSEIYPTWPESAIRANIYAQISFALNRIYTEWYRSKGYDFDITNSTQYDQAFVYGRDIYDNISRIVDEIFNNYVRKQDSVEPYFTQFCNGTTVTCPGLSQWGTVTLAEQGYTPYEILQYYYGDDIEIVRNAPIRSNIPSYPGTVLRLGSAGNEVQDIQIQLNRIADNYPSIPKIPNISGRFDQNTENAVRQFQKIFNLTQDGAVGKSTWYKIKYIYNSVKRLGELSSEGIKYDEIANVLPTVLRRGDTGNYVQALQYYLSVIGYFNEFIPFIQIDGIFGPATEDAVKQFQSLYGLTADGIVGRQTWNKLEDAYLGIVRSLPEEYYGARAKIYPGRLLQEGMRGDDITDLQTYLSLIGRTYTEIPEIPVTGYFGSQTADAVRKFQELFGIPVSGVVGPPTWNAIANEYNAITLGGL; encoded by the coding sequence ATGGCCAATGGAGATCTTCCTTATATTCCGAATTTAATTACCGTCCATTTGGGAAAACCAGATCAAGAAGCCCAAAATGTGCAAGTTTCCTTTCCTGATTACATAAAAAATGTAGCATCCAGTGAAATTTACCCAACCTGGCCAGAAAGTGCTATCCGTGCGAATATTTATGCTCAAATTAGTTTTGCTTTAAACAGAATCTACACAGAATGGTACCGCAGTAAAGGTTATGATTTTGATATTACCAATTCTACTCAATACGATCAGGCATTTGTCTATGGACGTGATATTTATGATAATATCAGTAGAATAGTAGATGAAATATTTAATAACTATGTAAGAAAACAGGATAGTGTAGAACCATACTTCACTCAGTTTTGTAATGGTACTACTGTAACCTGCCCTGGACTTTCCCAATGGGGGACAGTTACTTTAGCAGAACAAGGATACACTCCTTATGAAATATTACAATATTATTATGGGGATGATATTGAGATTGTCCGCAATGCTCCTATCCGAAGCAATATTCCATCCTATCCTGGAACTGTTTTACGGTTAGGCTCTGCTGGAAATGAAGTACAGGATATTCAAATCCAATTAAACCGTATTGCCGACAACTACCCTTCTATTCCTAAAATACCTAATATCAGTGGACGGTTTGATCAAAACACAGAGAACGCTGTCCGGCAGTTTCAAAAAATCTTTAACTTAACCCAAGATGGCGCAGTGGGTAAATCGACCTGGTACAAAATTAAATATATTTATAACTCTGTAAAACGGCTAGGAGAACTTTCTTCTGAAGGCATCAAGTACGATGAAATTGCCAACGTGCTGCCAACAGTATTGCGCCGGGGAGATACCGGAAACTATGTGCAAGCACTACAATACTATCTCTCCGTTATAGGATACTTTAACGAATTTATTCCATTTATTCAAATTGATGGAATATTTGGTCCAGCCACAGAAGATGCGGTAAAACAATTTCAATCTCTGTATGGTTTAACAGCAGATGGCATTGTAGGAAGACAGACATGGAACAAACTGGAGGATGCCTATTTGGGTATTGTGCGGTCTTTACCAGAAGAATATTATGGAGCAAGGGCAAAAATCTATCCAGGCAGATTATTACAAGAAGGTATGCGTGGAGATGATATTACTGATTTACAGACCTATCTCTCTTTAATTGGAAGAACCTATACAGAAATACCCGAAATTCCTGTAACAGGATATTTTGGATCACAAACAGCAGATGCAGTACGTAAATTCCAAGAACTTTTTGGAATTCCTGTATCCGGTGTTGTTGGCCCTCCCACATGGAACGCTATTGCAAACGAATATAATGCAATAACATTAGGTGGCCTATAA